The following is a genomic window from Chitinophaga caseinilytica.
CGGCTCGAAGGACATTAAGATCGACAATTGCAAAGGTACCTGCTCAGCTTATGCCAATTCAAGCGTAACCTGCTCGGACCCCGACAAAACGGTGAACTGCCCCGTGCTGTAATACCCGCATCGAGATTCATCAATACTGAAAGCTGCCTGGCCGGAATCAACCGGCCGGGCGGCCTTTACAAATCGCATCGCCATTTTTTAACTTTTCGTTGTCACCAAAAGTCAATAATTTAAATACAAAAAGATGGTCAAGCCCTGTTTGCTGTTATTGCTTTTCCCTATCACATTAACCCTGTCAGCCCAGGACCTTCCCGTCCAACCCACTAAGCTGCTGGCATTCGAAAATGGTGTACCGGGAAGAAAAGGTATCATGAAACGGGAATTCCTCACCGAGCAACTCTCCGGCGATAGCGGCTTCGTTAATATGCCGGATTGCGAACATCATACTATCCGGCGTTTCCATCTAAAAAAAGACCAGGACGTTTTCGAAAGATACGCACAGGGAAAAATCGAGCCTTCCCGCTTCCTGCAATTCATCCAGCAATACCAAATCGATACGAACCTCCTTTCCCGATCGCCCCAACCCGCCAATAGTTTCCATGCTTTCGTAGGATTGGACAGCCGGGGACGGAAGATAGTGATAGTAGATGTCAACCAGGACCGCAATTTCGGCAACGACAGCACCTGGCTTTTCGACACGAGCTATTTCGGGAAACCAGATAAAGATTGTCCGCCCCTCCCCGAAATTGCGCTTCCCGGCCCGAACGGCCCCGCCAAGATCAAGCTCAATCCTTACCAGGCGTATTTCGGAAAAGACGGATATAGCACGCCCGAAGACAGGCTGCTCGAACTGGTAATTTCAGTTGACGCTTATTGGATCGCCAGCCTGGAAGCCGGCGGGAAGAAACAGAAAATCTTTGCGTGGGACCAGGGTATCAACTTGCTGCAAGATCCCCGATCAAAAAATATCGTACTGAAGCTGGAAGAAGATAGTACCAGCAAGTATGTTTACCGTAAAGGTGAAAAAATCAAAACAGGAAATGCAGTGCTTGCCTGGACCGACACTTCGGCGTCCGTACTCCGGCAATACCCGGTAATCGCCTTCCGGCAAGTAAGCAGTACGCAACATTTCGAAGCGGATAAAGGAAGCTATGTGCCGGATTTTGAAACGAAAGATCTCATTACCGGCAAAACCGTTTCGATCTCCGGCTTCAAGGGGAAATACGTAATCCTCGACTTTTGGGGCACATGGTGCAACCCATGCGTGGCCATGATCCCGGAAATGCGCACCGAACACGAGCAGCTGAAAGGCAAACCCGTGGTATTTATCAGCGTGGCACTGGACCGTACCGCCGACGAAAAAAAATTGCGCCGGTTGATCGATACAGAAAAAATGGACTGGGTCCAACTATGGCAGAAATGGGAAAATAAATCGGAAGATGACAGCCTCACGAAACTGTTTAAAGTAATCGTTTTCCCCACATCCATTCTTATTAGTCCATCAGGTGAAATCCTCCACAGGGGAACTGCCGCAGACGGTTTCCAGAAAACGGTCGAAATCTTAAAAACCAGGCTGAAAGGTTAACTACCGACACGCGTTCCCTTATACCCGATCAATAAAACCCATTCCCGTTTTTAACCCAATGAAAACCCATCGTATGTTCAAATACGGCCTCATCACCGCCGCCGGGCATGGATCCCGGCTAGATCCACTCACGCAGTATCTTCCCAAGGCACTGGTAGAAGTAAACGGCGCGCCCATGATCAGGAGCCTCCTGGACCAGATCAATCCGCTCGTACCTCATGTGTCAGTCACCATCGGCTACAAGGCGGAAATGCTCGCATCCCGGCTCGCCCAAAGCATCAGCGCCATGTACAATACATCGGGAAAAGGCAATGGCTGGTGGATTTTCAATACTCCACTTCGATTCGTAAATGCCCCCGTACTCGTTGTGGCCTGCGACATTGTCGCCGACCTTGACCTTCATTTTATATATGACCAATACCTTAAAAACGGACACCCTCCCTGCATGCTCGTACCAATCCATGCCACATCCGATGTGGAAGGAGATTTCATCGAATATAAAGA
Proteins encoded in this region:
- a CDS encoding TlpA disulfide reductase family protein, yielding MKREFLTEQLSGDSGFVNMPDCEHHTIRRFHLKKDQDVFERYAQGKIEPSRFLQFIQQYQIDTNLLSRSPQPANSFHAFVGLDSRGRKIVIVDVNQDRNFGNDSTWLFDTSYFGKPDKDCPPLPEIALPGPNGPAKIKLNPYQAYFGKDGYSTPEDRLLELVISVDAYWIASLEAGGKKQKIFAWDQGINLLQDPRSKNIVLKLEEDSTSKYVYRKGEKIKTGNAVLAWTDTSASVLRQYPVIAFRQVSSTQHFEADKGSYVPDFETKDLITGKTVSISGFKGKYVILDFWGTWCNPCVAMIPEMRTEHEQLKGKPVVFISVALDRTADEKKLRRLIDTEKMDWVQLWQKWENKSEDDSLTKLFKVIVFPTSILISPSGEILHRGTAADGFQKTVEILKTRLKG
- a CDS encoding nucleotidyltransferase family protein, which gives rise to MKTHRMFKYGLITAAGHGSRLDPLTQYLPKALVEVNGAPMIRSLLDQINPLVPHVSVTIGYKAEMLASRLAQSISAMYNTSGKGNGWWIFNTPLRFVNAPVLVVACDIVADLDLHFIYDQYLKNGHPPCMLVPIHATSDVEGDFIEYKDGRVTALSRTIETPMMGSGIYVINPAVVNARMAEMQDVTDVWKHFLPAGDLGCTPIYPKFWATVNNLEQLYRCQQALTVNL